Proteins encoded within one genomic window of Elusimicrobiota bacterium:
- a CDS encoding RNA-directed DNA polymerase — protein sequence MDKNIVYTKLLCFGLFPEKLDGIFVSEKFGKWIKNNKSINIPFNDRFSLLSYKLTRNNNSPRQMGIPHPLGYFRLVREILNNWVKIEKLFQPVFYKEKSMVCPKTGNRNLRLVSLKSYDKDPGEEQLQLDKQFGNKYLVHADISSCFPSIYTHSISWALVGKKTAKKNQRDHNIWYNKIDKTCQYLQDGETRGIPIGADTSTILCEIILSKIDQALKKYNYIRFIDDYTCSCKTKEEADKFIRDLSKYLEDYKLCLNVKKTKILEYPKAINEDWVRKLRMAVDWQSIGKKEKDSVIGFLDLSSELFEKNPNESSIRYATQILKKKKYKDYSIYKLVLRYFLNLSFLFPYILDTCDELISRGINSFRSNNSDIKAIIEEAFTKILEEHTKYRRSDVITWSMFLAIKYDLSIQNFSRIEKDIVKTKDPIPSLMAYLYKKIRKENIVSYKSMVSKVDENEWWLFSYEICRIEKIALRNTEMEKARRAKITFLSSEITSKL from the coding sequence ATGGATAAAAATATTGTTTATACAAAATTGTTATGCTTTGGGTTATTTCCAGAAAAATTGGATGGTATTTTTGTTTCTGAGAAATTTGGAAAATGGATTAAAAATAATAAATCTATAAATATTCCATTTAATGACAGGTTTTCTTTATTAAGTTATAAATTAACTCGCAATAATAATTCGCCTCGACAGATGGGAATTCCACATCCTCTTGGATATTTTAGATTGGTAAGAGAGATTCTCAATAATTGGGTAAAAATTGAAAAACTATTTCAACCAGTTTTTTACAAAGAAAAAAGCATGGTTTGTCCCAAGACAGGGAATAGAAATCTAAGACTAGTTTCATTGAAAAGTTATGATAAGGACCCGGGCGAAGAGCAACTGCAATTAGATAAACAATTTGGCAATAAATATCTTGTTCATGCTGACATTTCTTCTTGTTTTCCAAGTATCTATACGCACAGCATAAGTTGGGCATTGGTTGGGAAAAAGACAGCTAAAAAGAATCAGCGCGATCATAATATTTGGTATAACAAGATTGATAAAACCTGCCAATATTTACAAGATGGAGAAACAAGAGGAATACCTATTGGAGCAGATACATCTACTATTTTGTGTGAAATAATATTATCAAAAATAGATCAGGCATTAAAAAAATACAATTATATCCGTTTTATTGACGATTACACGTGTTCTTGTAAAACAAAAGAAGAAGCAGATAAATTTATACGTGATTTAAGTAAATATTTAGAGGACTACAAATTATGTCTAAATGTTAAGAAGACGAAGATACTAGAATATCCCAAGGCAATAAATGAAGATTGGGTAAGGAAATTACGTATGGCTGTTGATTGGCAATCAATAGGAAAAAAGGAAAAAGACAGCGTTATTGGATTTTTAGATTTATCAAGCGAATTGTTTGAAAAAAATCCCAATGAATCTTCAATAAGATATGCTACGCAAATATTAAAGAAGAAAAAATATAAAGATTATTCGATATATAAATTGGTTTTGAGGTATTTTTTAAATCTTTCCTTCTTGTTCCCCTATATTTTAGATACTTGTGATGAGTTGATTTCTCGTGGCATTAATTCTTTTAGATCAAATAATTCCGATATTAAGGCTATAATAGAAGAAGCTTTTACAAAAATATTAGAAGAGCATACAAAGTATCGAAGATCTGATGTGATAACATGGAGTATGTTTTTAGCTATTAAATATGATCTGTCAATCCAAAACTTTTCTAGAATAGAGAAGGATATTGTTAAAACAAAAGATCCCATTCCATCCCTGATGGCTTATTTATATAAAAAAATAAGGAAAGAAAACATAGTATCTTACAAAAGTATGGTTTCAAAAGTTGATGAAAATGAATGGTGGCTTTTTAGTTATGAAATATGCAGGATCGAAAAAATAGCATTAAGAAATACAGAAATGGAAAAAGCTAGGCGTGCAAAGATCACGTTTTTATCTAGTGAAATAACTTCAAAACTATGA
- a CDS encoding N-6 DNA methylase gives MFEQAFKNIDDILHKEAGCSSELDYVEQTSWILFLKYLDDLEKDKKTAAKLAGKSYTGIIAPEYSWEVWAVPKDKDGKLDHHKALTGDDLKDFVDRKLFTYFKKFKTNAESADTIEYKIGEIFTELKNKVQSGYNLREVVYLIDELRFRSHVEKHEMSHLYEDKIKNMGNAGRNGGEYYTPRPLIKTIVKVVAPTIGNKIYDGAVGSAGFLCEAFEYLKTSKNLTTKEADTLQKNTFYGKEKKSLAYIIGTMNMILHGVEAPNIVHTNTLAENLADIQERDRYDIVLANPPFGGKERSEVQQNFPIKTGETAFLFLQHFIKILKAGGRAGVVIKNTFLSNNDATSLRKLLLESCNLHTVLDLPRGVFTAGVQTVVLFFEKGAPTRKTWFYQLNLDRNLGKTNPLNENDLAEFVKLQKTRANSENSWTVNVADVDTTTCDLSVKNPNKKDEAALREPGIILDEMKELDEESAGIIKEIKRIL, from the coding sequence ATGTTTGAACAGGCATTTAAGAATATTGACGATATCCTGCATAAAGAAGCGGGGTGTAGTAGCGAACTGGATTATGTAGAACAAACCTCATGGATACTCTTCCTGAAATACCTGGACGATCTCGAGAAAGATAAGAAAACCGCTGCAAAGCTGGCGGGTAAGTCTTACACCGGGATCATTGCTCCGGAATACTCCTGGGAAGTATGGGCTGTCCCTAAGGATAAAGACGGCAAACTTGATCACCACAAAGCCCTCACCGGCGACGATCTGAAAGATTTTGTTGACCGTAAACTGTTTACTTACTTCAAAAAGTTTAAAACCAATGCTGAAAGCGCCGATACTATCGAGTACAAGATTGGCGAGATATTTACCGAGCTAAAGAACAAAGTCCAGAGCGGCTACAACCTGCGCGAAGTCGTTTATTTGATAGACGAACTACGTTTCCGCTCCCATGTTGAAAAACATGAGATGTCGCATCTGTATGAAGATAAGATCAAGAATATGGGTAACGCAGGTAGAAACGGCGGGGAGTACTATACCCCGCGGCCGTTGATTAAAACAATCGTGAAAGTTGTTGCGCCAACGATCGGAAACAAGATATATGACGGCGCGGTAGGGTCAGCGGGATTCTTGTGTGAAGCATTTGAATACCTCAAAACCAGTAAGAACCTTACCACTAAAGAAGCGGATACCTTGCAGAAGAACACTTTCTATGGTAAAGAGAAAAAGTCGTTAGCGTATATAATTGGCACGATGAACATGATCCTGCACGGCGTGGAAGCGCCGAATATTGTGCATACCAACACTTTGGCGGAAAACCTTGCTGATATTCAGGAGAGAGACCGGTATGACATAGTACTCGCCAACCCGCCATTTGGCGGCAAGGAACGTTCTGAAGTACAGCAAAACTTTCCTATTAAGACCGGTGAGACTGCGTTTTTATTCCTTCAACATTTTATCAAGATTCTTAAAGCTGGCGGCCGGGCGGGTGTGGTTATCAAGAATACGTTTCTTTCCAATAATGATGCAACAAGTTTAAGAAAATTATTATTAGAGAGTTGTAATTTGCATACAGTCCTTGATTTGCCTAGAGGAGTTTTTACTGCGGGAGTTCAGACGGTAGTATTATTTTTTGAGAAAGGTGCTCCGACCCGCAAAACATGGTTTTACCAGCTCAACCTTGACCGCAACCTTGGTAAGACAAACCCGTTGAATGAAAACGACCTGGCAGAGTTTGTAAAACTGCAGAAAACTAGAGCCAATTCTGAAAACTCGTGGACTGTGAACGTCGCGGATGTTGATACTACCACTTGTGACCTTTCGGTGAAGAATCCGAACAAAAAGGATGAAGCCGCGTTGCGTGAACCGGGAATAATTTTGGACGAAATGAAAGAGTTGGATGAAGAATCGGCGGGAATCATTAAGGAAATCAAAAGAATATTATGA